The window ATTCACAGCTCAGCAATCCTGATATGATTATGCCCGGTATGAAAATTAAGGTCCCAACTGGAGGCGGCAACATAAAAAAACAAGCCCCTGCCACTGGGACAAATCAGGGAGCATCCATAAAATACGGGGTCGTGAAGGAAGCCCCAACTGCTCAGCACCCTTTTTCAAACCTTAAAACATTGTCACAGGACGAATCACCGGATGTTCCAGTACCAACTGAACCAATCACGGAAGAAACACCGGTCACGCCATATCAGCCAAAGGTTCCGCAAATGGAAACAGAAAATAATTTCATGATGAATATGAACAATATGTCTATCAAAGAAGTTCCTATTAAACCTATTAAAGAAGCACCGCTTAAACCAGTAAAAGAAGTGCCGCTTCCACCGATCAAGGAAGCACCTATGCAGCCAATCCCTGCACCGATCAAGGAAGCACCAATCGCACCTATAAAAGAAGTGCCGCTTCCACCGATCAAGGAAGCACCTATGCAGCCAATCCCTGCACCGATAAAGGAAATACCAATCGCACCGATCAAAGAAGTACCGCTTCCACCGATCAAAGAAGTACCTATGCAGCCAATTCCTGCACCGAAAAAGGAAATACCAATCCCGCCAAAAAAAGAAGTACCAATCTCACCCATAAAGGAAGTACCGATTGCACCCATCAAGGAAGTGCCGATTCCACCAATGAAGGAAATACCGCTTCCGCCTAAAAAAGAAATACCAATTCCACCAAAAGTCGAAGTTCCTGTCCCTCCACCAATTCCAACACCAACTCCAGTTCAGCCAGTTGTCGAAGAATATTGCCCACCACCAGTAGTAGAGGAATGTTATTATGTAACACCGGTGATGCCAGGCGTATGTACTCCATGCCCACCGCCGCAGTTTATGCCGTGCCCTCCTATGCCAGTATGTCCGCCATTCCCGGGGGTTGCGGGTGAAATGTACAATATGCCTCCCGCTTACCCTCAGATGATGGGAGTTACAGACGCTCCATGTCCGCCATTCCCGGAGGCTGCAGGTGAAATGTATCAGATGCCGCCCGCTTACCCTCAGATGATGGGTGTTTCAGACGTTCCATGTCCTCCATTCCCGGAGGTTGCAGGTGAAATGTATCAAATGTCACCAGGTTATCCTCAGATGATGGGAGTTGCCGGTGTTCAATATGACGAAGAATCGTCGTCTTCATCTTCATCTTCCATGCCTTTCATGGGCCAACATCCTCAATTTGGGATGGGTTATGAGCAACAGCAAATGGGACAATTCCCGGGTCCGGGTTATGGCCAACAGCCTTTAACCTACGGTCAGCAATTCGGAGTTCAAGCTCAACCGGGAGTTGGGGTACCGCTGAGTGGAGCAGAACCATTAATGGGAGAAGAACAATACCCGATGATGGGAGGCCAGCCATCATACGGAGGTCAACAGCAGTTCCCGATGATGGGAGGGCAGGCGCCATGCGAAGGTCAACAGCCATTCCCGATGATGGGAGACCAGCCATCATACGGAAGCCAACAGCCATTCCCGATGATGGGAGGGCAGCCACCATATGGAGGTCAACAGCAGTTCCCGATGATGGGAGGCCAACCGCCATTCGGAGACGAACAGCAATTCCCAATGACGGGAAGCCAGCCGCAATACGGAGGTCAACAGCAATTCCCAATGATGGGAGGGCAGCCACCATACGGAGGTCAAGAGCAATTTCCGATCATGGGTGACCAGCCGCAATACGGAGGTCAACAGCCATTCCCGATGATGGGAGGCCAGCCGCCATACGGAAGCGAACAGCAATTCCCAATGATGGGAGGCCAGCCGCCATACGGAGGTCAAGAGCAATTCCCGATGATGGGAGGCCAGCCGCCATATGGAGGTCAACAGCAGTTCCCGATGATGGGAGGTCAGCCGCCATACGGAGGTCAAGAGCAATTCCCGATGATGGGAGGGCAGCCGCCATACGGAGGTCAAGAGCAATTCCCAATGATGGGAGGCCAGCCGCCATACGGAGGTCAACAGCAATTCCCGATGATGGGAGGGCAGCCGCCATACGGAGGTCAAGAGCAATTCCCGATGATGGGTGGCCAGCCGCCATACGGAGGTCAACAGCAATTCCCGATGATGGGAGGGCAGTCGCCATACGGAGGTCAACAGCAATTCCCGATGATGGGAGACCAGCCGCCATACGGAGGTGATCAGCAATTCCCAATGACGGGAGGCCAGCCGCAATACGGAGGCCAACAGCAATTCCCGATGATGGGAGGCCAAGCGCCATACGGAGGTGATCAGCAATTCCCAATGACGGGAGGGCAGCCGCAATACGGAGGCCAACAACTCCCAATGATGGGAGGCCAGCCGCCATATGGCGAGCAGCAAATGCCGTTCATGTCTGAGACAGGGCAGACTGGTAACGAAACCATCGGCGGTGATCAGGGTGCGATGAGAGAAAATGACTTCATCCCAGGCGTACCAAGGATTTTTTCCCCGCCATTGCCTTTTTCACAGCCACCGCTGTTGAATCCTTATGGAATTGGCCCTCTAAGTCCAGGCCAGCATGGATACTTTGATGAAAGCGCAGATTAAACGCACCAATCCGGGAGACGAGGACTTTTTGAATCGTCTCCTCTCTTATTTGGATCAACATATTTCTGCAACAATTCTTGCCATTGAGCCAATCCGTCCAAAGGTTCTGTTTTTAAAAACTTCCGCTGGAAATTTTATTCTGAAAGGCTATTCTTCGTATACCCGTTTAAAGCTAATGGAGTCTTTTACGAGAAGGCTTAAAGAAAGTGGGTTTACAGAAACGTATTCCTACATGGCATTTCCTGGCCTGGATCCGTTGTATTGGGATGGTTTATTTTATGGTTGTATGGAGTTTATTCCTCCGCATCCAAATACATTTAATTACTATTGGGAAGCTGACAGATTAAATGGAGCAAGGTTATTGACTAAATTCCACCGAATTTCACAAACTCTTGAAAAGGAGTTTCAATCCACGGTTCCTTCAGCAAGTCTTCTGGATAAGTGGGAGGAGAGACTTGATTGTTTTATAGCCAATAGGAAAGAAATCGGAAGATATCTTGATGAAACGATAGTAGCTGAACTAATTGAGTGGGCAAATCGGGCCTTGGATGGGATGAATGTTCAGGAGAGATTTTTGCAAGCGGAGATGCCCGCAGTGCTGCATGGAGATGTAGCCCATCATAATTTTATTCGGTCTAAGACAGGAAAGGTTTTTCTCATTGATTTCGACCTAATCAGCATCGGGTCGCCAGCGGTCGATTTTTTGCAGTATGCCAACCGCATTCTGCCTTATATTCGGTGGTCGTTGAAACACCTGTCCAAGTACACACAGATTGCACCTTATTTATATAATAAGGGTTTTTTATATGGACTTGTTTATCCGTCGGATATTTTAAGAGAATGGAATCGGGTCATGCGGGAACGGAACCCGCCCGATGCAGTGAGACTTAAGCAGGTTTTGGACCAAACGATGTACCAGTATGATGCAAGAAGGAAATTTGTATTTGATGTAAAGGAAAAAATTAAATCAGGTTAATCAAAGGCGATGCCCCAGGGTATTGCTTTTTCCCATTTAGATATTGTTGATTTATTAGCATTGTTGGTTGGAGAGGAAGGCGCGAAGACTCCTACGGGAGAAAAGGTCAGTGGGAGACCCCACAGGCGCTGGCGCCGAGGAGGCTCCCAGGCCGCCCGTGGAAAGCGAAGCGCCTGGAGCGGAAATCAACAACGTTGTTTAACATGCTTTCTGCTAAAAAGGATAATTAGGCAATAAAGGGAAAAGATAATAAAGGATTAGCAGTAATAAAAGGAAGAGGTGGGCAATATGAAACGGAAAACAGTATATTTTGTGGCTGCATTTCTGGTCCTTCTGGTAAGCGGGCTCATTTGTCCGGATATCAGGGCATTAGCAGATGAAAAAGCGATTTCGGAGCCTCTTCGTCTGAGCGTAACACTCGAAAAAATGTATGTTGATGGGGAAATCAGCCAGGAAAAGGTCGTTGAAACGGTAAAGTCCTGGGAGGATTTCTGGTCAAAATATGAGAATTGGACAACCGTTGATGTTGGCAAAAATTCGGTTGTTTTAAGGAAGCAAGTTGAGGATATTTCTCCTCTTTTAAAATCAAATGGTTATTTTGGGCTTGGACAGGGGAGAGTTCTGGCTATTTTTAATGGCAGGCCTCCATACTCTCAAATTATCCAATCTTTTTATCAAATTGATGTGAAAAAGTTAGAGAGCAGGAAGCACGATGAACTAAAAAGGGGAATCCCGATACGTACAAAGGATCAGTACGTAGAAGTGCTTGAAAGCTATAAGCCTTATTCGTCCTGCGAAAAAATTAGCCATTAAGGATTCATTTTATATAAAAGAGACCAGCGTATATTATGCCTGGTCTTCTTCCGTTTACTTGGGCAGTTTAACTTAACGAAGAATTTCATAATAACATTCCTACATGAGTTTTCTGGCAATTGAAGAAGTGTGCAGTGATGAGGAAACTTTTTTCAAATAAACAAAGATAGTATGGTAGAATGGAGTTCAGCATGGAAGAGGAGAGAAAAAAGTGTTTGATTTCATTCGCGGGAAACTGGACTTTGTTGGTCCGGAATACATAGTAGTAGAAAATGCAGGGATTGGCTGGCAAATATCGACGCCAAATCCTTTTGCCTATTCAAGTAAAATTGGTACAGACGTAACGGTCTTTGTCTATCATTATGTCCGGGAGGATGCTATGAGTCTTTTCGGATTTTCAAAAAGAGAAGAAAAAACGCTTTTCACCAAGTTATTAAGTGTTTCTGGAATTGGGCCTAAAGGAGCGCTCGCAATCCTGGCATACGGACAGCCGGAGCAGGTTGTATAT is drawn from Bacillus sp. FJAT-18017 and contains these coding sequences:
- a CDS encoding BofC C-terminal domain-containing protein; the encoded protein is MKRKTVYFVAAFLVLLVSGLICPDIRALADEKAISEPLRLSVTLEKMYVDGEISQEKVVETVKSWEDFWSKYENWTTVDVGKNSVVLRKQVEDISPLLKSNGYFGLGQGRVLAIFNGRPPYSQIIQSFYQIDVKKLESRKHDELKRGIPIRTKDQYVEVLESYKPYSSCEKISH
- a CDS encoding phosphotransferase, translated to MKAQIKRTNPGDEDFLNRLLSYLDQHISATILAIEPIRPKVLFLKTSAGNFILKGYSSYTRLKLMESFTRRLKESGFTETYSYMAFPGLDPLYWDGLFYGCMEFIPPHPNTFNYYWEADRLNGARLLTKFHRISQTLEKEFQSTVPSASLLDKWEERLDCFIANRKEIGRYLDETIVAELIEWANRALDGMNVQERFLQAEMPAVLHGDVAHHNFIRSKTGKVFLIDFDLISIGSPAVDFLQYANRILPYIRWSLKHLSKYTQIAPYLYNKGFLYGLVYPSDILREWNRVMRERNPPDAVRLKQVLDQTMYQYDARRKFVFDVKEKIKSG